A genomic stretch from Helianthus annuus cultivar XRQ/B chromosome 1, HanXRQr2.0-SUNRISE, whole genome shotgun sequence includes:
- the LOC110878160 gene encoding stearoyl-[acyl-carrier-protein] 9-desaturase, chloroplastic, producing MAIRINTATFQSDLYRSFAFPQPKPLRSPKFAMASTIGSATTKVESTKKPFTPPREVHQQVLHSMPPQKIEIFKSMEGWAEDNILVHLKPVEKCWQAQDFLPDPASDGFMEQVEELRARAKEIPDDYFVVLVGDMITEEALPTYQTMLNTLDGVRDETGASPTSWAIWTRAWTAEENRHGDLLHQYLYLSGRVDMRQIQKTIQYLIGSGMDPRTENSPYLGFIYTSFQERATFISHGNTARHAKEHGDVKLAQMCGIIAADEKRHETAYTKIVEKLFEIDPDGTVLAFADMMRKKISMPAHLMYDGRDDNLFENFSAVAQRLGVYTAKDYADILEFLVGRWKVADLTGLSGEGRKAQDYVCGLAPRIRRLEERNSARAKESVNVPFSWIFDREVKL from the exons ATGGCGATTCGCATCAATACGGCGACGTTTCAATCAGACCTGTATCGTTCATTCGCGTTTCCTCAACCGAAACCTCTCAGATCTCCCAAATTCGCCATGGCTTCCACCATTGGATCCGCTACAACGAA GGTTGAAAGCACCAAAAAGCCCTTTACCCCTCCAAGGGAGGTTCACCAACAGGTGCTACACTCAATGCCGCCACAAAAGATCGAAATCTTCAAATCCATGGAGGGTTGGGCCGAAGATAACATATTGGTTCACCTAAAGCCCGTCGAAAAATGCTGGCAAGCACAGGATTTCCTACCAGATCCCGCATCTGACGGATTTATGGAACAAGTGGAGGAACTACGAGCTCGGGCTAAGGAGATTCCGGATGATTACTTTGTTGTTTTGGTGGGAGATATGATTACTGAAGAAGCACTGCCTACTTACCAAACAATGCTTAATACTCTTGATGGTGTGCGTGATGAGACCGGGGCTAGCCCTACTTCTTGGGCTATCTGGACTCGGGCTTGGACCGCTGAAGAAAACAGGCACGGTGATCTTCTACATCAGTATCTGTATCTTAGTGGGCGGGTCGACATGAGGCAGATTCAGAAGACAATTCAGTACCTCATTGGGTCTGGAATG GACCCCCGGACTGAAAACAGTCCTTACCTTGGGTTCATCTACACTTCATTTCAAGAGCGTGCCACCTTCATCTCTCACGGAAACACAGCCCGGCACGCAAAGGAGCATGGTGACGTGAAGCTGGCTCAAATGTGCGGTATAATTGCAGCTGATGAAAAAAGGCACGAAACCGCCTACACAAAAATAGTAGAAAAACTCTTCGAAATTGACCCGGACGGCACTGTTCTCGCTTTTGCTGACATGATGAGGAAAAAGATCTCCATGCCTGCACACTTGATGTACGATGGGCGTGACGATAACCTCTTCGAAAATTTCTCAGCTGTTGCCCAAAGGCTCGGTGTGTACACTGCAAAGGACTATGCAGACATTCTGGAGTTTCTGGTGGGCCGGTGGAAGGTGGCGGATTTAACCGGGCTTTCTGGTGAAGGGCGTAAAGCCCAAGACTATGTGTGCGGGCTGGCCCCAAGAATCAGAAGGCTTGAGGAGAGGAACTCGGCAAGGGCGAAGGAAAGTGTGAACGTTCCGTTCAGCTGGATCTTTGATAGAGAAGTGAAGCTCTGA
- the LOC110939849 gene encoding uncharacterized protein LOC110939849, whose product MEDQDLFKGDFVNMLVSMEQQQTATNAPIQVSEPVPVLKPKSIPKPKKVRKSKLVPKPVSVPIPIPIFANVPKPKLEPHIKLITGLEGETWDDPNLNSIKENLQNKTGLIRDVVHKLDKLFKHHTHIRTSSPQGMYPISVQYLT is encoded by the exons ATGGAAGATCAAGATCTTTTTAAAGGCGATTTTGTAAATATg TTGGTATCTATGGAGCAGCAACAAACTGCTACAAATGCTCCCATACAAGTATCCGAACCTGTACCCGTACTCAAACCTAAATCCATACCCAAACCCAAAAAAGTACGCAAATCAAAACTCGTACCCAAACCCGTATCAGTACCCATACCTATACCCATATTCGCAAATGTACCCAAACCCAAACTCGAACCACATATAAAACTCATAACCGGTTTGGAAGGGGAAACATGGGATGATCCTAATTTGAATTCGATCAAGGAGAATTTACAGAACAAAACCGGTCTCATTCGAGACGTAGTTCATAAATTAGACAAACTCTTTAAGCACCACACTCACATTCGTACTTCTTCACCGCAAGGGATGTATCCCATATCGGTTCAATATCTAACCTAG